A genomic stretch from Bradyrhizobium quebecense includes:
- a CDS encoding nuclear transport factor 2 family protein — translation MAAAGNRAEIIRGIFAAYLANDRASVEAAFAEDFRFSTPYGENIDKPRYFAECWRDSAWIGRHEIERIMVDGVEAYVTYRCVARDGKSFRNTEFFVFDGDKVSRIDVYFGPSHQDGELVRQDR, via the coding sequence ATGGCTGCAGCTGGCAACAGGGCGGAGATCATCCGCGGGATCTTCGCCGCCTATCTCGCCAATGACCGCGCGAGCGTCGAGGCCGCGTTCGCGGAGGATTTCCGCTTCTCGACGCCCTATGGCGAGAACATCGACAAGCCGCGCTATTTCGCCGAGTGCTGGCGCGACTCCGCCTGGATCGGCCGCCACGAGATCGAGCGCATCATGGTCGACGGCGTTGAGGCCTACGTCACCTATCGCTGCGTTGCCCGGGACGGCAAGAGCTTCCGCAACACCGAGTTCTTCGTGTTCGACGGCGACAAGGTGTCGCGCATTGACGTCTATTTCGGTCCGTCGCATCAGGACGGCGAACTGGTCAGGCAGGATCGATGA